A genomic stretch from Natronomonas gomsonensis includes:
- a CDS encoding HD domain-containing protein yields MDREELLRRLPELQKIEDEKLREQVINIFLEHCPSYFWQCPASSSGKHHPPDTRGRHGLWLHSVRAFHAFEDLARTDVEMGLINEKELDYGRAGILLHDIFKQGHEPRDEQHTRENHDRIAARYLGRKTDLPDKVLGLIDSHNGAWYEGKNPENELERLHHRADYIVSRKRCHYEIPDPCEELQEVIQGRKTDEEEEILERLASLQEASKAIDFVEEFTLPGRGKVPSYSLSKIVDYIANGGEQ; encoded by the coding sequence TTGGACCGTGAGGAGTTGCTTCGCCGGCTCCCAGAACTACAGAAAATCGAGGACGAAAAACTGAGAGAACAGGTCATCAATATATTTTTGGAACATTGCCCGTCGTATTTCTGGCAGTGTCCGGCCTCTTCCTCCGGCAAACATCATCCGCCGGATACCCGAGGCAGACACGGACTTTGGCTCCACAGCGTTCGAGCGTTCCATGCTTTCGAGGATTTGGCCCGTACTGATGTAGAGATGGGACTGATCAACGAGAAGGAATTGGACTATGGCCGTGCTGGAATCCTTCTCCACGACATCTTCAAGCAAGGTCACGAACCGCGTGACGAACAACATACTCGGGAGAACCATGATAGGATTGCTGCCCGATATCTTGGTCGGAAGACTGACCTGCCGGACAAAGTACTTGGATTGATAGACAGCCACAACGGGGCTTGGTATGAGGGAAAGAATCCGGAGAACGAGTTAGAACGCCTGCACCACCGGGCGGACTACATAGTGTCACGAAAAAGATGTCACTACGAGATCCCGGATCCGTGTGAGGAACTGCAGGAAGTCATCCAGGGGCGGAAGACCGACGAAGAAGAGGAGATATTGGAAAGGCTTGCTTCACTTCAGGAAGCGTCGAAGGCTATTGATTTCGTCGAAGAGTTCACTCTTCCCGGTCGAGGAAAGGTTCCGTCATACAGCCTATCTAAGATTGTAGACTACATCGCCAACGGAGGGGAACAGTAA
- a CDS encoding HalOD1 output domain-containing protein — translation MPGSYDFDRTVEFNPRKEEYRTSIHQEGEEKVSMAVIETVATVKEVDPLELEKLDQSVDPESLEAIFEDRDATGRREGLVRFHFEGFQVDVDYNKGEIRLQPGSEVTGSS, via the coding sequence ATGCCCGGTAGCTATGATTTCGATAGAACTGTAGAGTTCAATCCAAGGAAGGAGGAGTACCGCACCAGCATTCACCAAGAAGGAGAGGAGAAGGTGAGCATGGCCGTCATCGAAACCGTGGCCACAGTCAAAGAAGTAGATCCACTGGAGCTGGAAAAGCTGGATCAAAGTGTTGACCCAGAATCCTTGGAAGCCATATTCGAGGATCGAGATGCAACAGGACGTAGAGAAGGCCTCGTCCGGTTCCATTTCGAAGGCTTCCAAGTGGATGTAGACTACAACAAGGGAGAGATCCGTCTTCAACCAGGCAGTGAAGTTACTGGCTCCTCGTAG
- a CDS encoding DNA cytosine methyltransferase, with translation MTEERLTAIDLFCGAGGLSQGLHDAGFEVLWGIDHEENTKPTYDANHECEMTVGDIREEEPPDLGLEEGELDVVAGGPPCPTFSLVGRSKINSIEGRDNQSDDRHLLYEEFLRFVDHYQPKAFLMENVEGMLSAENEDGKPVVDTIKEQMRGEREVADMDLDLNYNVRVQLLDAADYGVPQHRKRLFFIGNRIGAENPDMEQWETHRPPKNEEEKKIKYKRDPSKRSEEDQHTLDGFVDDREEEEFPTFRKNKRNKRPWNTVADAILELPPVSPKGETPPTKAEEYELGPVSEYQYWVRNLDEDQDWEEQDLLNHECRGHNMRDLTLYKLLGEGTSYIIGDIPEEHQPYRTDIFPDKLKKQNPKEPSTTIVAHLYKDGHMFIHPNEARSITVREAARLQSFKDTFEFPVSRTHAFKQVGNAVPCLLAQALGTAIRTEIFNQSVQEEEPQKVEEN, from the coding sequence ATGACTGAGGAACGTCTCACAGCTATCGACCTCTTCTGCGGGGCCGGCGGCCTATCTCAAGGCCTACACGACGCCGGGTTCGAAGTTCTCTGGGGCATTGACCACGAAGAAAATACGAAGCCCACCTACGATGCAAATCACGAATGCGAAATGACGGTGGGGGACATCCGCGAGGAAGAACCGCCGGACCTGGGCTTGGAAGAAGGCGAACTTGACGTCGTTGCAGGTGGACCACCCTGCCCAACTTTCTCCCTCGTCGGCCGCAGCAAGATCAATTCGATTGAAGGACGTGACAACCAGAGCGACGACCGTCACCTCCTTTACGAGGAGTTCCTTCGATTTGTCGACCACTACCAGCCCAAGGCCTTCCTGATGGAGAACGTCGAGGGGATGCTCTCGGCAGAAAACGAGGACGGCAAACCTGTTGTCGACACCATCAAGGAACAAATGCGTGGCGAAAGGGAAGTAGCGGATATGGATCTGGACCTGAACTACAATGTCAGGGTCCAGCTTCTGGACGCCGCAGACTACGGTGTACCCCAGCACCGGAAGCGATTATTCTTTATCGGCAACCGGATCGGCGCTGAAAACCCGGATATGGAACAGTGGGAGACACACCGCCCTCCCAAGAACGAGGAAGAGAAGAAAATCAAGTACAAGAGGGATCCATCCAAGAGATCTGAAGAGGACCAGCACACCCTCGATGGTTTCGTCGATGATCGGGAAGAAGAGGAGTTCCCTACCTTCCGTAAGAACAAGCGGAACAAACGGCCTTGGAATACTGTGGCTGATGCGATCCTCGAACTTCCTCCTGTCTCCCCTAAAGGTGAGACGCCGCCTACCAAGGCAGAAGAGTACGAATTAGGACCTGTTTCAGAGTATCAGTACTGGGTGCGCAATCTCGACGAGGATCAGGATTGGGAAGAACAGGACCTACTGAACCACGAATGCCGTGGTCACAATATGCGGGACCTGACCCTCTACAAGCTTCTGGGAGAGGGAACTTCGTATATCATCGGAGATATCCCGGAAGAGCACCAGCCATACCGGACTGATATCTTCCCTGACAAGCTCAAAAAGCAGAACCCGAAAGAGCCGTCCACCACAATCGTCGCCCATCTCTACAAGGACGGCCACATGTTCATCCATCCGAACGAGGCCCGTTCAATCACAGTCCGGGAAGCTGCCCGGCTTCAGTCCTTCAAAGATACGTTCGAGTTCCCTGTGTCCCGTACTCATGCCTTCAAGCAGGTGGGTAACGCTGTCCCCTGCCTGCTTGCCCAGGCCCTCGGGACGGCTATTCGGACGGAGATCTTCAATCAGTCTGTTCAGGAAGAAGAACCGCAGAAGGTCGAAGAGAATTAG
- a CDS encoding restriction endonuclease, which yields MDELEFALENIRGHAFEDFAMAFLREQDYDNVHQSGESGPDGGWDAQIRLGDRNGIAHASVQETWRRKLRSDAEKVADLEEDRGEDYDLLVFVTNQDVGGVQEMDMEDEIREEYGWTLNIHHRKDILGELRQNSQGLAEDFFDVDLQKDHDHIEEIEDLCENRLDQIRAREGYASELIEGPAVVLHIIPNGILSKSKTSPGSIPDPSVLFEDLTTYGETKGKYTIAYGNNGTVDEKGSYAVLRNDGLYESASASAFIQKREETWIQGHIQSSIGIGLDAHIVLAARSTMEKLSEMGFSGTAFAWVSFLDAEGVQLNVPNSRQRAFGYTPATFETDRYTTEYATLQIGSEEVIADLEPILDEVWREFGEDGTPNIEDGEWALGSYSMNRETVLEEGDR from the coding sequence ATGGACGAGCTGGAGTTTGCCTTAGAAAATATCCGAGGCCACGCTTTCGAGGACTTTGCCATGGCCTTTCTCCGAGAACAGGATTACGACAACGTCCACCAGAGCGGGGAATCCGGGCCAGACGGGGGATGGGACGCACAAATAAGACTTGGCGATCGAAACGGTATCGCCCACGCCAGCGTCCAAGAAACGTGGAGACGTAAGCTCCGCAGCGATGCAGAGAAAGTAGCTGATCTTGAGGAGGACCGGGGAGAGGACTACGACCTCCTTGTCTTTGTCACCAACCAGGATGTCGGCGGTGTTCAGGAAATGGATATGGAGGACGAGATCCGGGAGGAGTACGGCTGGACTCTGAATATCCACCACAGGAAAGATATCCTCGGTGAGCTCCGGCAGAACAGTCAGGGATTGGCTGAGGACTTTTTCGACGTCGACCTGCAGAAAGACCACGACCACATCGAGGAGATCGAGGATCTCTGTGAGAATCGGCTTGACCAGATCCGGGCACGAGAAGGCTACGCCAGCGAACTAATCGAAGGCCCTGCAGTCGTCCTCCATATCATCCCGAACGGAATACTGTCGAAGAGCAAGACCAGTCCCGGAAGCATCCCCGACCCCTCCGTTCTATTTGAGGATCTTACGACGTACGGCGAGACCAAGGGTAAGTACACGATTGCTTACGGAAATAACGGCACAGTCGATGAAAAGGGCTCCTACGCCGTACTAAGGAACGACGGATTATACGAATCTGCATCTGCCTCTGCTTTCATACAGAAGCGTGAGGAGACGTGGATTCAGGGTCATATCCAGTCATCCATCGGTATAGGTCTCGACGCTCATATCGTGTTAGCAGCAAGGAGTACGATGGAGAAACTTTCTGAGATGGGTTTCTCTGGTACGGCCTTTGCATGGGTTTCCTTCCTTGACGCCGAGGGTGTCCAGCTTAACGTGCCGAATAGCCGTCAACGGGCATTCGGCTATACTCCGGCGACATTTGAGACAGATCGGTATACGACGGAGTACGCTACACTTCAGATAGGAAGTGAGGAGGTCATCGCAGATCTTGAACCGATACTAGATGAAGTGTGGCGTGAGTTCGGTGAGGACGGTACGCCGAATATTGAGGACGGTGAGTGGGCACTTGGCTCATATTCTATGAACCGTGAGACCGTCTTGGAAGAAGGAGACCGGTAA
- a CDS encoding rhomboid family intramembrane serine protease, which produces MALLPSDIIFYVVLIAPGFVAVMTAVSLAAIEDEISQPVLLIWSLVSSVIIDSLFLEAYQVLEGPIESFDVLRTLFFTPSFRADLILLILFFSVVVGIVYAVGILADLPGRLRRGIQSTAHIKYNPRQPWENFMKGARSIRIKTSDDELYTGDVVEWSRAGKPKEVRVDHPYRYSLEEEDYECVGGDSMLFLEEDIDRVMLREEDDRPSMIQRISSTLGLSPDEGSGGLGLSTLRDGYEQYREADSTITYLLMSLVAAVFLIEILVTGFRGLGSIQVFATGVFGVYPWIAWPLSPVLHKGILHFAASLVGLLVVGVPIETHWNWKRYTVFLVLTGYATILAGAAVLGWFSDQQVAFYGTSGIIYALAGYSLTHLPRKHDELSLVEKFAVFIGVVALLSVLIDPFTGPFFEPRWINGGHTSGFLIGAVIGWFSGNCS; this is translated from the coding sequence ATGGCTTTGCTTCCCAGCGACATCATCTTCTACGTCGTTCTGATTGCTCCGGGGTTCGTGGCCGTGATGACTGCCGTGAGTCTGGCAGCTATTGAAGACGAGATCTCTCAGCCGGTTCTACTGATTTGGAGCCTGGTATCCAGCGTCATCATTGACTCTCTGTTTCTCGAAGCCTATCAGGTTCTTGAAGGCCCGATTGAGTCATTTGATGTACTTCGCACCCTCTTCTTCACACCTTCTTTCCGGGCTGACCTGATCTTGTTGATCCTGTTTTTCTCGGTCGTCGTGGGCATCGTGTACGCTGTGGGGATTTTGGCAGATCTTCCGGGGCGGCTTCGACGCGGGATCCAGTCAACGGCGCATATCAAGTACAATCCTCGTCAGCCTTGGGAGAACTTCATGAAGGGCGCACGGTCAATCCGCATCAAGACAAGCGATGACGAGCTGTATACGGGGGATGTTGTCGAATGGAGTCGTGCTGGTAAGCCGAAGGAAGTGAGGGTTGACCACCCCTACAGATACAGCTTGGAGGAAGAAGACTACGAATGCGTTGGTGGAGATTCTATGCTGTTCTTGGAGGAAGATATCGACCGGGTGATGCTGCGGGAGGAAGACGACCGGCCTTCTATGATTCAACGTATCAGTTCGACGCTGGGCCTTTCTCCTGACGAAGGAAGTGGGGGTCTCGGTCTTTCCACATTGAGGGATGGATATGAGCAGTACAGGGAGGCGGATTCGACGATTACCTACCTGTTGATGAGCTTGGTGGCGGCAGTCTTTCTAATTGAGATCTTGGTTACTGGTTTCCGAGGTCTTGGGAGTATCCAGGTCTTCGCTACCGGTGTCTTCGGTGTCTACCCGTGGATCGCATGGCCTCTTTCCCCGGTCCTCCACAAAGGTATCTTGCACTTTGCTGCGAGCCTTGTCGGCCTCCTGGTCGTAGGTGTTCCTATCGAGACGCACTGGAATTGGAAACGCTACACAGTCTTTCTCGTACTAACAGGGTACGCAACGATATTGGCTGGTGCAGCAGTCCTTGGATGGTTTTCTGACCAGCAGGTGGCTTTCTACGGGACGAGCGGGATTATCTACGCTCTGGCCGGGTATTCTCTTACGCATCTTCCTCGCAAACATGATGAATTGAGTTTGGTGGAGAAGTTCGCTGTTTTCATCGGTGTCGTCGCCCTGCTTTCAGTGCTTATCGATCCATTCACCGGGCCGTTCTTTGAACCTCGGTGGATCAACGGAGGACATACCTCTGGCTTCCTGATTGGCGCTGTAATTGGTTGGTTTAGCGGGAACTGCTCTTAG
- a CDS encoding phage terminase large subunit family protein, with product MAAQESPRLGVCPSCGEEILPRHVLIRYETTSGEEEAWTECPGCGEVVHPT from the coding sequence ATGGCTGCTCAGGAATCACCCCGTCTCGGTGTCTGCCCATCATGCGGTGAAGAGATACTTCCACGACATGTCCTAATCAGGTACGAAACCACATCAGGAGAAGAAGAGGCCTGGACAGAGTGTCCGGGCTGCGGCGAGGTGGTACACCCAACATGA
- a CDS encoding MarR family transcriptional regulator, whose product MGQYEVAKLILDSDAGLEKSQLVRQIDLSKSAIEASINDLLEKDYITKTEDGRLIWNPDIPEEKIESIRPRSFSELDF is encoded by the coding sequence ATGGGACAATATGAAGTCGCCAAGTTGATCCTCGACTCTGATGCAGGCCTAGAAAAGTCACAGCTTGTCCGTCAGATCGACCTATCGAAGAGCGCCATCGAGGCGAGTATTAACGATCTCTTGGAAAAAGACTACATAACGAAAACTGAAGACGGACGGTTGATCTGGAATCCAGATATTCCCGAGGAGAAGATAGAGAGTATCCGTCCACGCTCGTTCAGTGAACTGGATTTCTGA
- a CDS encoding putative quinol monooxygenase gives MIVLHASFPIQGEKLDEALELADNLVDESNQEPGMIDYRATQDIQDETVIRFFEQYEDGEAFESHTQTDHFQEFEEELGDLLAGEPEILRFDVAEASELEL, from the coding sequence ATGATAGTGCTGCACGCTTCTTTCCCGATCCAAGGGGAGAAACTGGACGAGGCGTTGGAGTTGGCGGACAACCTCGTCGACGAGTCGAACCAAGAACCGGGCATGATCGACTATCGGGCAACACAGGATATCCAGGACGAAACCGTGATTCGCTTCTTCGAGCAGTACGAGGACGGTGAGGCCTTCGAATCACACACTCAGACAGATCACTTCCAGGAGTTCGAGGAAGAATTGGGAGATCTCTTGGCTGGTGAACCTGAGATCCTCCGGTTCGATGTAGCTGAGGCCTCGGAACTGGAACTGTAG
- a CDS encoding N-6 DNA methylase, which translates to MEQIQFVGGYNRHQVFDDFLDLSLNALQRDDENYLDVMDTYGEEEAQLYSEALGELMKASAEANHDVLGVVYEELGNSSDHFGQHFTPHNLSDMKASMVIDEDPDEDRDEPYSVMDPAAGSGRLLISAAKQLPAGEAEFYAVDKDSTCAKMAALNLCFFNMDGYVVHGDSLTQDYHTVWATEGSALGGSVYELDDDQWTNPYNAVVEEPEDEVEESENSGEQEQAETPDVDFEELRDTTLSEFSDGGGCSE; encoded by the coding sequence TTGGAGCAGATCCAGTTCGTTGGCGGGTACAACAGGCACCAGGTGTTCGACGATTTCCTTGATCTATCGCTGAATGCCTTGCAAAGAGACGACGAAAACTATCTTGACGTGATGGACACGTATGGTGAGGAAGAGGCTCAGCTGTACAGTGAGGCCTTAGGAGAACTGATGAAAGCCAGTGCTGAGGCTAATCACGATGTCCTCGGTGTCGTCTACGAGGAACTGGGCAACAGCAGCGATCACTTCGGCCAGCACTTCACACCGCACAACTTGTCGGATATGAAGGCCTCGATGGTGATCGACGAAGACCCAGATGAGGATAGGGATGAGCCGTACAGTGTGATGGATCCGGCGGCAGGAAGCGGACGCCTCTTGATCTCCGCAGCAAAACAGTTGCCCGCTGGAGAGGCCGAGTTCTACGCAGTCGACAAAGACTCAACATGCGCGAAGATGGCCGCGTTGAACCTGTGCTTCTTCAACATGGATGGATACGTGGTCCACGGAGATTCCCTGACTCAGGATTACCACACGGTGTGGGCTACGGAAGGCAGCGCTCTCGGAGGGTCAGTCTACGAACTGGACGACGACCAGTGGACGAATCCCTACAACGCGGTCGTGGAGGAGCCAGAGGACGAGGTCGAGGAAAGCGAAAACTCAGGAGAACAGGAGCAGGCGGAAACACCGGACGTCGATTTCGAGGAGCTGAGAGATACCACGCTATCCGAGTTCTCAGATGGAGGAGGTTGTTCCGAGTGA
- a CDS encoding YbhB/YbcL family Raf kinase inhibitor-like protein has protein sequence MTEKWDRRRVLGATAATASVALAGCSGSSNEDTPENNNDNDGDDTDQEDSTDTEENDDDSSTDSMPSTILNGDVEQQGELQLSSPDFEDGEQMPDWTGKANEDENPELEISGVPDGAESLVLVVDDPDAQPVAGHTWDHWYAWDIDPEIGTIPRNWSGDATEGHNDFLEYGYGGPSPPEGSHGYRFKLVAIDSELGVPAETRKTRVGSAIAMNAEVLASTQIVGTYHADQGTTF, from the coding sequence ATGACTGAGAAGTGGGATAGACGCAGAGTCCTTGGAGCTACTGCAGCAACCGCTTCGGTTGCGTTAGCTGGTTGCAGCGGCAGTAGCAACGAGGACACTCCAGAAAACAACAACGACAACGACGGCGACGACACCGATCAAGAAGACAGCACAGACACTGAAGAGAACGACGACGACAGCTCGACTGATTCCATGCCTTCGACAATCCTCAACGGCGACGTAGAACAGCAAGGCGAACTACAGCTTTCCAGCCCCGACTTCGAGGACGGCGAGCAGATGCCGGACTGGACTGGGAAAGCAAACGAAGACGAGAACCCGGAACTCGAGATCTCCGGAGTCCCAGACGGTGCAGAGTCCCTTGTACTGGTTGTGGATGATCCGGATGCACAGCCGGTCGCCGGCCACACCTGGGACCATTGGTACGCATGGGACATCGACCCCGAAATCGGAACCATCCCCCGTAACTGGAGTGGAGACGCGACTGAAGGCCACAACGACTTCCTCGAATACGGATATGGCGGGCCGTCCCCGCCAGAAGGAAGTCATGGCTACCGTTTCAAGCTGGTCGCTATTGACTCTGAATTGGGTGTCCCGGCAGAGACTCGGAAGACCCGTGTCGGTTCCGCTATTGCGATGAATGCCGAGGTCTTGGCGTCGACGCAGATCGTTGGGACGTACCACGCTGATCAGGGCACCACTTTCTGA
- a CDS encoding class I SAM-dependent methyltransferase has product MSSESNRGRVLVACEFSGVVRDAFRNEGFDAVSCDLRETEKNPEHHIKGDVLELIEDRGEEFDLMVAHPPCTYLSNSGVRWLYEKEERWQDMVEGGVFFRKLLKCDKIPHIAVENPVMHKWGKKVAGIEDYPEEDKQTIQPWQFGEPEKKGICLWLKNLPKLEATDVIEDKDKREARVHRMPPSEERSKERSRFFPGVAEAMAKQWGETI; this is encoded by the coding sequence ATGTCGTCCGAGAGCAATCGCGGTAGAGTACTTGTTGCCTGCGAATTTTCTGGAGTGGTTAGAGACGCTTTCAGAAACGAGGGCTTTGATGCTGTCAGTTGTGACCTGCGAGAAACAGAGAAGAATCCTGAACACCATATCAAGGGCGATGTCTTAGAACTGATAGAGGATCGAGGGGAAGAATTTGATTTGATGGTGGCACATCCTCCCTGTACATACCTAAGCAATTCAGGAGTCAGATGGCTCTATGAGAAAGAAGAGAGATGGCAAGACATGGTTGAAGGGGGAGTTTTCTTCAGAAAGCTACTGAAATGCGATAAAATACCCCACATCGCAGTAGAGAATCCTGTTATGCACAAATGGGGAAAGAAAGTAGCTGGAATCGAAGACTACCCTGAGGAAGACAAACAAACGATACAACCGTGGCAGTTCGGAGAACCTGAGAAAAAAGGGATATGTCTATGGTTGAAGAATCTTCCAAAACTCGAGGCTACAGACGTAATCGAGGATAAAGACAAAAGAGAAGCAAGGGTTCACAGAATGCCTCCCAGCGAAGAAAGAAGTAAAGAAAGAAGTAGGTTCTTCCCTGGTGTAGCAGAAGCGATGGCGAAACAGTGGGGCGAAACTATCTAA
- a CDS encoding transcriptional regulator, with protein MDVEEYSWVKASEYRENLLLSLEDKPRTPKELSEMTDYYLSHVSNVLSDLDDHGLAECITPDRKKGRLWQATEKGEEIIEDLKR; from the coding sequence ATGGACGTCGAGGAATATTCGTGGGTGAAAGCCAGCGAGTACCGTGAGAACCTTCTGCTATCTCTTGAGGACAAGCCTCGAACGCCGAAAGAGCTCTCAGAGATGACCGATTACTATCTCAGCCACGTCAGCAATGTCCTCTCCGACTTGGATGACCATGGACTCGCAGAGTGCATAACCCCAGACCGGAAGAAGGGGCGTCTATGGCAGGCGACCGAGAAAGGGGAAGAGATAATTGAGGATCTGAAAAGGTGA
- a CDS encoding BsaWI family type II restriction enzyme, protein MNQDVKNRIERYTYWDIFEEDVNRRSDREILTDIEGLMTNVVDEVTERARENGKDVSQVRSNVAGNYFQALVSYATADVAAENGLRLLHSKKLESTELADAVPIIGGEDETILSPDSDIVYYDPDGGPIFIISCKTSFRERMAQSGMWKLMFEVATHSCTDPDCPTHNYSFSGEFERDIYMGFGTVDFYDDVESKDIVELFDFGYAPTVDEGTSGVAYPMERLLDHIENRWSSFR, encoded by the coding sequence ATGAACCAAGACGTGAAAAACCGGATTGAACGGTACACCTACTGGGATATCTTTGAGGAGGATGTCAACCGCAGAAGTGACCGTGAAATCCTCACAGATATAGAGGGCCTGATGACAAATGTGGTCGACGAGGTTACAGAACGAGCACGAGAGAACGGAAAAGACGTCTCACAGGTCCGATCCAACGTCGCTGGGAATTACTTCCAAGCACTGGTATCATACGCTACTGCCGATGTGGCGGCGGAAAACGGGTTAAGACTTCTTCACAGCAAAAAGCTGGAGTCGACAGAACTAGCGGACGCAGTTCCCATAATCGGTGGAGAAGACGAGACTATTCTATCACCAGACTCTGACATTGTCTACTACGATCCGGATGGCGGACCCATCTTCATAATCTCGTGTAAGACAAGCTTCCGGGAAAGAATGGCTCAGAGCGGCATGTGGAAACTAATGTTCGAGGTTGCGACCCACTCCTGTACCGATCCTGACTGCCCCACCCACAACTATTCTTTCTCAGGAGAGTTTGAACGGGATATCTACATGGGATTCGGCACGGTAGATTTCTACGACGACGTCGAATCCAAAGACATTGTAGAACTGTTCGACTTCGGGTATGCGCCTACGGTGGATGAAGGGACTTCTGGGGTAGCATATCCTATGGAAAGACTGCTCGATCACATCGAAAATCGGTGGAGCAGCTTTAGATAG
- a CDS encoding RNA-guided endonuclease InsQ/TnpB family protein, giving the protein METQTRQFKLKIREPNTGKEKQLEKSIQRFKDCVNAWIQKIYEMDEYPKRGNTHEYGYHDIKDEFPKLYSNVIQEAMNRAIEIMRNRNGSLPEYEASSMSFKAVDVRYDGENIGIPVVGKERVWIPLIVPSYFGKYRELDKGRLQVVKKDGKWYAYVSVEYPVKDEIEPNGVLGVDLGIRQIAVVSDPNGKVNEFYGSELLSRRRQLDQRWKILQKQKSGSNNKYQGLKQVSGKEERFMHNINHKVSKDIVETAKHYNYSIAVENLTGLREGKPSQTLREMLHRWAYRDLMDKIEYKAEAEGIPVEYVDPRRTSKTCSKCGGESDVGAAKQYRCDGCGVELNRDLNAARNIASRGASFCSEGQAVVSK; this is encoded by the coding sequence ATGGAGACTCAGACCCGGCAGTTCAAACTAAAGATTAGGGAACCCAATACAGGGAAGGAAAAGCAGTTGGAGAAGTCTATTCAGCGGTTCAAGGATTGTGTCAACGCATGGATTCAGAAGATCTACGAAATGGATGAGTACCCGAAGAGAGGGAACACCCACGAATACGGGTACCACGACATCAAAGACGAATTTCCGAAACTGTACTCGAATGTGATTCAGGAGGCGATGAACCGGGCTATCGAAATAATGCGCAACAGGAACGGCTCTCTCCCTGAATACGAGGCCTCTTCGATGAGCTTCAAAGCCGTCGATGTCCGATACGATGGTGAGAACATCGGCATACCAGTAGTCGGAAAAGAACGTGTATGGATACCGTTGATTGTGCCCAGCTACTTCGGAAAGTACCGTGAGCTGGATAAAGGCCGTCTCCAAGTAGTGAAAAAGGACGGTAAGTGGTATGCCTACGTTTCCGTTGAATACCCTGTCAAGGACGAGATTGAACCAAATGGAGTTCTGGGAGTAGACCTTGGAATACGGCAGATCGCCGTAGTCTCCGACCCGAATGGGAAGGTGAACGAGTTCTACGGCTCCGAACTTCTATCTCGAAGAAGGCAACTTGACCAGAGATGGAAGATTCTTCAAAAACAGAAATCAGGAAGCAACAACAAATACCAAGGCTTGAAGCAGGTTTCCGGGAAAGAAGAACGCTTCATGCACAACATCAACCACAAAGTCTCCAAAGACATTGTCGAAACCGCTAAGCACTATAATTATAGTATAGCAGTTGAAAATCTGACAGGCCTCCGTGAAGGCAAGCCGTCTCAGACCCTGCGGGAAATGCTGCACCGCTGGGCGTATCGGGATCTGATGGATAAGATAGAGTACAAAGCTGAGGCAGAGGGCATACCTGTAGAATATGTAGACCCACGAAGAACCTCTAAGACATGCTCAAAATGTGGAGGGGAAAGCGATGTTGGAGCAGCAAAACAATACAGGTGTGATGGGTGTGGTGTTGAGTTGAATCGAGATCTTAACGCTGCTCGTAACATTGCAAGCAGAGGTGCTTCCTTCTGCTCTGAAGGCCAGGCGGTGGTATCGAAGTGA